In Anaerolineae bacterium, a single genomic region encodes these proteins:
- a CDS encoding redoxin domain-containing protein, whose amino-acid sequence MDLQTHYQQFVDRQAEVLALAVQDMAQAQLMAQIAGVSFPILADPNHHVAEAYGVFNLLGDGVATPAVFIIDKSGQLVWSYIGQNINDRPGSQTILENVP is encoded by the coding sequence GTGGATTTGCAAACTCATTACCAACAATTTGTAGACCGCCAGGCCGAAGTGCTGGCCCTGGCGGTGCAAGATATGGCCCAGGCGCAACTTATGGCCCAGATCGCGGGGGTTTCCTTTCCTATCTTGGCCGACCCGAACCACCATGTGGCCGAGGCCTACGGAGTTTTTAATCTACTGGGCGATGGGGTAGCCACACCGGCTGTTTTCATTATTGATAAATCGGGGCAACTGGTCTGGTCTTATATTGGTCAAAATATAAACGACCGGCCCGGCAGCCAGACTATTCTGGAAAACGTACCTTAA
- a CDS encoding redoxin domain-containing protein, with translation MPKPHGSIFSILIILGLAIAAVVGSLLVMGQLAKPETSVAGANELTPEPIPLEKTAEPALNNDEVVATVNGQIITRAAWQKATRLDAVMNRLAQQPLATNEETLDRLINEIIVLEAGSPSPASKEDIEARIQLLTQNWQVTDQEMVLVLEQAGLNRADLVERVGRLIQVEAALNQLAGQEGDLNAWLAQTRSEAEIGLYHSLVTSTSSDLPPEAVTPNESAADESPALVSPSEIPTGPYANKVAPDFTLPQLNGEPLALSDFRGQPAILNFWASWCPPCKRELPALQAAYAKYGDKIGLIAVDVKEDPAAVAVFVEELELNFPVALDPDGAVSDLTYEVRGIPTTLFIDANGLVAARHVGPLDEAVIDTYLTPLLEQAEQQAQAASQTTPDENDEPTSIETDEVSTETDEAAQAIPADEARSGNDPHPPTETPPVAAALAPDFSLTAGSGEAVSLQDYRDKRTVVLVFYRGQT, from the coding sequence ATGCCCAAACCCCATGGATCTATCTTCTCAATTCTTATCATTTTAGGACTGGCCATAGCCGCTGTTGTAGGCAGCTTATTGGTGATGGGCCAGTTGGCCAAACCGGAAACAAGCGTGGCCGGCGCCAATGAGCTAACGCCTGAACCTATCCCCCTTGAAAAAACCGCCGAACCGGCGTTAAACAATGATGAGGTTGTAGCCACCGTCAACGGGCAGATCATCACCCGGGCCGCCTGGCAAAAAGCAACCCGCCTTGACGCGGTCATGAACCGACTGGCCCAACAACCCCTGGCCACCAACGAAGAAACCCTGGATCGCCTGATCAATGAAATCATTGTTCTTGAAGCCGGCTCGCCCTCCCCCGCTTCTAAAGAAGATATTGAAGCCAGAATTCAACTTTTAACCCAAAATTGGCAAGTAACGGACCAGGAGATGGTATTGGTTCTGGAACAAGCCGGATTGAACCGGGCCGATTTGGTTGAGCGAGTGGGGCGTTTGATTCAGGTTGAGGCAGCCTTGAACCAACTGGCCGGCCAGGAAGGGGATTTGAACGCCTGGCTGGCCCAAACCCGAAGCGAAGCTGAAATTGGGCTGTATCATTCCCTGGTGACTTCAACCTCCTCAGATTTGCCACCTGAAGCAGTGACCCCAAACGAATCCGCTGCCGATGAATCTCCGGCATTGGTCTCTCCATCGGAAATACCAACCGGGCCTTATGCAAACAAGGTTGCGCCCGATTTTACTCTGCCGCAGCTTAACGGTGAGCCACTCGCCTTGAGCGATTTTAGAGGCCAACCGGCCATTCTCAATTTTTGGGCCAGTTGGTGCCCCCCCTGCAAACGGGAATTACCGGCCCTGCAAGCCGCTTACGCTAAATACGGGGATAAAATTGGCTTGATCGCCGTTGACGTTAAAGAAGACCCGGCGGCGGTGGCGGTTTTTGTAGAAGAACTGGAGTTAAATTTTCCGGTGGCCCTTGACCCGGACGGCGCCGTGAGCGACCTTACTTACGAGGTGCGCGGCATCCCCACCACCTTGTTCATTGACGCCAACGGCCTTGTTGCCGCCCGACACGTTGGCCCGCTGGATGAAGCCGTTATTGATACCTACCTGACCCCCTTGTTAGAACAAGCAGAGCAGCAGGCCCAGGCCGCCAGCCAGACCACGCCAGACGAAAATGACGAACCTACGTCAATCGAGACGGATGAGGTATCAACCGAAACGGACGAGGCGGCGCAGGCAATACCGGCGGATGAGGCCCGCAGCGGAAATGACCCTCACCCTCCAACCGAAACTCCGCCTGTTGCCGCCGCCCTGGCCCCGGATTTTAGCCTCACTGCCGGCAGCGGTGAAGCTGTTTCTTTGCAAGATTATCGAGATAAACGCACGGTGGTCCTGGTTTTTTACCGGGGGCAAACCTGA